The Miscanthus floridulus cultivar M001 chromosome 17, ASM1932011v1, whole genome shotgun sequence genome has a window encoding:
- the LOC136516264 gene encoding cell division protein FtsZ homolog 2-2, chloroplastic-like isoform X1 translates to MATQLVFSNASSCQCPLGISPSKVGKSLLGESASFQRKKLFSGGSYRFSRLECSANSRRAGPRRTKDTLYDLHPEISLLYGEDNGAATVSSKEQGIDTAAERLVDTSSSYRYNEPRIKVIGVGGGGSNAVNRMIESSMKGVEFWIVNTDFQAMRMSPIEPENRLQIGQELTRGLGAGGNPEIGMNAAKESQELVEQAVAGADMVFVTAGMGGGTGTGGAPIIAGIAKSMGILTVGIVTTPFSFEGRRRALQAQEGTASLRSNVDTLIVIPNDKLLTAVSPNTPVTEAFNLADDILRQGVRGISDIITVPGLVNVDFADVRSVMSDAGSSLMGIGTATGKTRARDAALNAIQSPLLDIGIERATGIVWNITGGNDLTLTEVNAAAEVIYDLVDPGANLIFGSVIDPSYTGQVSITLIATGFKRQEESESRSSQAGGDSNRGRSGWFSPTSQEEGHALQIPEFLQRKGRSGFPRV, encoded by the exons ATGGCAACACAGCTAGTTTTCTCCAATGCTTCCAGTTGCCAGTGCCCACTAGGCATTTCGCCATCAAAAGTTGGGAAGTCACTTCTTGGTGAAAGTGCAAGTTTCCAGAGAAAGAAGTTGTTTTCTGGTGGTTCCTATCGCTTTTCTCGACTTGAGTGCTCTGCAAACTCCCGCCGAGCTGGGCCAAGGCGTACCAAGGATACCTTATATGACCTTCACCCTGAGATCTCCTTGCTTTATGGAGAGGATAATGGTGCAGCTACTGTATCCAGCAAAGAGCAGGGTATTGACACTGCAGCTGAAAGATTGGTGGACACTTCTTCCTCTTACCGCTATAATGAGCCCAGGATTAAAGTCATAGGGGTTGGAGGTGGTGGCTCCAATGCTGTGAACAGGATGATTGAAAGCTCCATGAAGGGTGTGGAATTCTGGATTGTGAACACTGATTTTCAGGCTATGCGGATGTCACCCATCGAACCAGAAAATAGGCTACAGATTGGCCAGGAATTGACACGTGGTCTTGGTGCTGGTGGGAACCCAGAAATTGGCATGAATGCAGCCAAGGAAAGCCAGGAGTTGGTAGAACAGGCAGTTGCTGGTGCTGATATGGTTTTTGTGACG GCTGGAATGGGAGGTGGGACAGGCACTGGTGGGGCACCTATTATTGCAGGAATTGCAAAGTCCATGGGTATATTGACTGTTGGAATTGTCACAACCCCATTTTCATTTGAGGGAAGAAGGCGGGCTCTTCAGGCACAAGAAGGAACTGCATCATTGAGAAGCAATGTTGATACACTGATTGTAATTCCAAATGACAAGTTACTGACTGCTGTATCCCCAAATACTCCCGTGACAGAAGCATTCAATTTGGCAGATGATATTCTTCGTCAAGGTGTTCGTGGGATATCAGATATAATCACT GTGCCAGGTCTGGTGAATGTGGACTTTGCTGATGTTCGATCAGTTATGTCAGATGCTGGCTCATCATTGATGGGCATTGGAACagcaacag GCAAGACACGAGCCAGAGATGCCGCACTCAATGCCATACAGTCTCCTCTACTTGATATTGGTATTGAAAGAGCAACTGGAATTGTATGGAATATCACTGGAGGGAATGATCTAACCTTGACAGAG GTGAATGCTGCAGCTGAAGTAATCTATGATCTTGTTGACCCTGGTGCAAATCTGATTTTTGGCTCTGTTATAGATCCGTCATACACTGGTCAA GTGAGCATAACTCTAATTGCAACTGGTTTCAAACGCCAGGAGGAAAGTGAAAGCCGGTCTTCACAG GCTGGAGGAGACAGCAACCGCGGTCGCTCAGGTTGGTTTTCTCCCACTTCCCAGGAGGAAGGTCATGCATTGCAGATCCCAGAGTTCCTACAGAGGAAAGGGCGTTCAGGGTTTCCACGAGTCTGA
- the LOC136516264 gene encoding cell division protein FtsZ homolog 2-2, chloroplastic-like isoform X2 — protein MATQLVFSNASSCQCPLGISPSKVGKSLLGESASFQRKKLFSGGSYRFSRLECSANSRRAGPRRTKDTLYDLHPEISLLYGEDNGAATVSSKEQGIDTAAERLVDTSSSYRYNEPRIKVIGVGGGGSNAVNRMIESSMKGVEFWIVNTDFQAMRMSPIEPENRLQIGQELTRGLGAGGNPEIGMNAAKESQELVEQAVAGADMVFVTAGMGGGTGTGGAPIIAGIAKSMGILTVGIVTTPFSFEGRRRALQAQEGTASLRSNVDTLIVIPNDKLLTAVSPNTPVTEAFNLADDILRQGVRGISDIITVPGLVNVDFADVRSVMSDAGSSLMGIGTATGKTRARDAALNAIQSPLLDIGIERATGIVWNITGGNDLTLTEVNAAAEVIYDLVDPGANLIFGSVIDPSYTGQVSITLIATGFKRQEESESRSSQEEGHALQIPEFLQRKGRSGFPRV, from the exons ATGGCAACACAGCTAGTTTTCTCCAATGCTTCCAGTTGCCAGTGCCCACTAGGCATTTCGCCATCAAAAGTTGGGAAGTCACTTCTTGGTGAAAGTGCAAGTTTCCAGAGAAAGAAGTTGTTTTCTGGTGGTTCCTATCGCTTTTCTCGACTTGAGTGCTCTGCAAACTCCCGCCGAGCTGGGCCAAGGCGTACCAAGGATACCTTATATGACCTTCACCCTGAGATCTCCTTGCTTTATGGAGAGGATAATGGTGCAGCTACTGTATCCAGCAAAGAGCAGGGTATTGACACTGCAGCTGAAAGATTGGTGGACACTTCTTCCTCTTACCGCTATAATGAGCCCAGGATTAAAGTCATAGGGGTTGGAGGTGGTGGCTCCAATGCTGTGAACAGGATGATTGAAAGCTCCATGAAGGGTGTGGAATTCTGGATTGTGAACACTGATTTTCAGGCTATGCGGATGTCACCCATCGAACCAGAAAATAGGCTACAGATTGGCCAGGAATTGACACGTGGTCTTGGTGCTGGTGGGAACCCAGAAATTGGCATGAATGCAGCCAAGGAAAGCCAGGAGTTGGTAGAACAGGCAGTTGCTGGTGCTGATATGGTTTTTGTGACG GCTGGAATGGGAGGTGGGACAGGCACTGGTGGGGCACCTATTATTGCAGGAATTGCAAAGTCCATGGGTATATTGACTGTTGGAATTGTCACAACCCCATTTTCATTTGAGGGAAGAAGGCGGGCTCTTCAGGCACAAGAAGGAACTGCATCATTGAGAAGCAATGTTGATACACTGATTGTAATTCCAAATGACAAGTTACTGACTGCTGTATCCCCAAATACTCCCGTGACAGAAGCATTCAATTTGGCAGATGATATTCTTCGTCAAGGTGTTCGTGGGATATCAGATATAATCACT GTGCCAGGTCTGGTGAATGTGGACTTTGCTGATGTTCGATCAGTTATGTCAGATGCTGGCTCATCATTGATGGGCATTGGAACagcaacag GCAAGACACGAGCCAGAGATGCCGCACTCAATGCCATACAGTCTCCTCTACTTGATATTGGTATTGAAAGAGCAACTGGAATTGTATGGAATATCACTGGAGGGAATGATCTAACCTTGACAGAG GTGAATGCTGCAGCTGAAGTAATCTATGATCTTGTTGACCCTGGTGCAAATCTGATTTTTGGCTCTGTTATAGATCCGTCATACACTGGTCAA GTGAGCATAACTCTAATTGCAACTGGTTTCAAACGCCAGGAGGAAAGTGAAAGCCGGTCTTCACAG GAGGAAGGTCATGCATTGCAGATCCCAGAGTTCCTACAGAGGAAAGGGCGTTCAGGGTTTCCACGAGTCTGA